From one Solanum stenotomum isolate F172 chromosome 12, ASM1918654v1, whole genome shotgun sequence genomic stretch:
- the LOC125849067 gene encoding F-box protein SKIP14 has protein sequence MSLNREERFLAGTKLDNSYFDKEYPNEKLDRFGDFWGLNREIDKFHDHKSGKTEMVSDDISDFWELNCEKGNFQDHKDENTKMGSDDIVDLLPQDPFDMDISTKITGWLEGINKDFGLKDLGFCTDEIEVDVQLYAEFNIVVKGAIRVHQDVGENSYVSEIDIGEGLPMDVEIEDVMNSCYWVFRDAAQEDQSGMNDHCDADGGAPSDALYLSLNYLGLRDLLSVEGVCKALRDVVRSDPLLWRNIHVDYPLSNKITDDVLIKLTDRAQGHLHSLSLVHCPRITDSSLNCVLERNSSLKKLSVPGCVRLTADGILRNLKVLMSAGKPRLKYLGVNGLFGMTHQHFEEFKVLLGVDSSKLPSTRKPRFLQGGQLSVSSDDDYAIDIEICPKCQQLRVVYDCPSESCQKKKSTAQSCRACTICIKRCINCGRCLNNCEYEELFSFDNLCLDCCRDCYREFLDHQERQERITVPLENPVPHKQTSCHFFFCG, from the exons ATGTCCTTGAATCGAGAAGAACGATTTTTAGCTGGGACCAAGTTAGATAATAGTTATTTCGATAAAGAATACCCAAATGAGAAGCTTGACCGATTTGGTGATTTTTGGGGTTTGAATCGTGAAATTGACAAATTTCATGATCACAAATCTGGAAAAACTGAGATGGTTTCTGATGATATTAGTGATTTTTGGGAGTTGAATTGTGAAAAGGGCAACTTTCAAGACCACAAAGATGAAAACACAAAGATGGGTTCTGATGATATTGTTGATCTGTTGCCGCAGGATCCTTTTGATATGGATATTAGTACCAAAATCACTGGTTGGTTAGAGGGTATTAATAAAGATTTTGGGTTAAAAGATCTTGGTTTCTGTACAGATGAGATTGAGGTTGATGTTCAATTGTATGCGGAATTTAATATTGTTGTAAAAGGGGCTATCAGAGTTCACCAGGATGTAGGGGAAAACTCCTATGTGTCTGAGATTGATATAGGAGAGGGATTGCCGatggatgttgagattgaggatGTTATGAATTCCTGTTATTGGGTTTTTAGAGATGCAGCTCAGGAAGATCAGTCGGGCATGAATGATCATTGTGATGCAGATGGAGGTGCTCCTTCAGATGCGCTGTATTTGTCCCTTAATTATCTTGGATTGAGGGACCTTCTTTCTGTTGAAGGGGTTTGCAAAGCTTTAAGAGATGTGGTGCGTAGTGATCCACTTCTGTGGAGAAATATTCACGTTGATTATCCATTGAGTAATAAGATCACAGATGATGTTCTTATAAAGTTGACGGACAGGGCTCAAGGCCATCTTCATTCTCTGAGTCTTGTGCACTGCCCAAGGATCACTGATAGTAGTTTGAATTGTGTGCTTGAAAGGAATTCTAGCCTGAAAAAG CTTAGTGTCCCAGGATGTGTGAGACTCACAGCTGATGGTATTCTCCGGAACTTAAAGGTCTTAATGTCTGCAGGAAAACCCAGACTTAAGTACCTTGGGGTTAATGGATTATTTGGTATGACACACCAACACTTTGAGGAGTTCAAGGTCTTGTTAGGTGTTGATAGCAGCAAGCTGCCATCTACTCGTAAACCACGGTTTCTCCAAGGTGGCCAGTTATCTGTGTCTTCTGATGATGATTACGCTATTGATATTGAAATATGCCCGAAATGCCAGCAGCTAAGAGTAGTCTATGATTGCCCCTCAGAAAGTTGCCAAAAGAAGAAATCTACTGCTCAGTCGTGCAGAGCTTGTACTATCTGCATTAAACGTTGTATCAACTGTGGGCGGTGCTTAAATAATTGCGAATATGAGGAATTATTCAGTTTCGACAATCTGTGTTTAGATTGCTGTAGGGATTGCTATAGGGAATTTTTGGATCACCAAGAGAGGCAAGAGAGGATTACTGTTCCACTGGAAAATCCTGTTCCTCATAAGCAGACAAGCTGCCATTTCTTCTTTTGTGGCTAG